A single window of Zootoca vivipara chromosome 17, rZooViv1.1, whole genome shotgun sequence DNA harbors:
- the VPREB3 gene encoding pre-B lymphocyte protein 3 — protein MVLLAPPSLCFLGLFFAGNAEAMLNQPSSMLAPPGSVTQLPCTLPSGSIASHTIVWLQRKHQGSPKRILYYKDESNQHKASGVPDRFSAFKDAQSSTCYLTISGVQAEDEGIYYCLTSAGGEYHSALA, from the exons ATGGTTCTGCTAGCACCACCATCTCTATGCTTTCTGGGTCTTTTCTTTGCAG GCAATGCAGAAGCGATGCTGAACCAGCCTAGCTCTATGCTGGCACCCCCGGGAAGTGTCACTCAGCTCCCCTGCACCCTGCCTAGTGGCAGCATCGCAAGCCACACCATCGTCTGGCTCCAGCGGAAGCACCAGGGCTCTCCCAAACGCATCTTGTATTACAAAGATGAATCGAACCAACATAAAGCCTCGGGGGTTCCTGATCGCTTTTCTGCTTTCAAAGATGCCCAAAGCAGCACCTGCTACCTCACTATCTCTGGGGTCCAGGCAGAGGATGAAGGCATCTATTACTGCCTGACATCGGCAGGGGGAGAGTACCACAGTGCTTTAGCTTAA
- the LOC118075806 gene encoding immunoglobulin lambda variable 8-61: protein MAWGLLLSTILASIIGPSVQQLQTLKDPEFVAPGGTVTMSCRFESGNIADGNYPLWIQKKPESKPWTLIHDTSIRPSDVPARFSGSRFGNVMSLTITGALPEDEAAYYCAVWSGSQGHSASFRWGK, encoded by the exons ATGGCCTGGGGCTTGCTCCTCTCCACAATCCTGGCATCCATTATTG GTCCCAGTGTCCAGCAGTTACAGACTTTGAAGGACCCAGAATTTGTGGCTCCAGGTGGGACAGTCACTATGTCTTGCAGGTTCGAGAGTGGAAACATCGCTGATGGCAACTACCCTTTGTGGATACAGAAAAAACCTGAGAGTAAACCCTGGACACTTATCCATGACACCAGCATCAGACCGTCTGACGTTCCAGCTCGTTTCTCTGGTTCTAGATTTGGGAATGTTATGTCCCTGACCATCACGGGGGCCCTTCCAGAAGATGAAGCTGCTTATTACTGTGCTGTGTGGTCTGGGAGTCAGGGGCACAGTGCTTCATTCAGATGGGGGAAGTGA
- the LOC118075803 gene encoding zinc-binding protein A33, whose product MAAGGNLGQEEMTCPVCHQPFLDPVITDCGHTFCHACLIQSWRDSDAAGCCPQCEKPFKEGSYKRNHEPAGPAGESTKSKKGEDEKSKRGRCDEHLELACEGDDRMVREKKGSMIPKGTSTPLVVTDEDIMCPICRDYLTDLVTLDCGHNFCKACINHHCETWEKIGPLTCPTCQTNIQRGNYRPNWQLTNIVEKYKRYKGTLCERHKEKLLLFCKEDRELLCSKCEHLPQHRQHSVVLLEDIEQEIRRTLNRSNKLVNHPNFEESINNCPQKNTPLIKITEKWEESISLDPGTAYPYLIVSDDRKSVRWGDGKQDVPTSPERFHFDPCVLACKGFVSGRHGWEVEVGMEVKEEEAEWAVGVVRESFQRNAKNSLSPYCGIWAVGKERNSGQGSLNDSPPPCYLWAFTSPKWTMLRLALLPRKIKVSLDYEKEDVEFFDADLDKQIFKFCPAFFNREMIIPYLWVGRGVILKFCGNGAHGSHE is encoded by the exons atgGCTGCTGGAGGCAATCTCGGCCAGGAAGAAATGACTTGCCCCGTTTGCCACCAACCTTTCTTGGACCCAGTGATTACTGACTGTGGGCACACTTTCTGCCACGCCTGCCTCATCCAGAGTTGGAGGGACTCTGATGCAGCAGGTTGCTGCCCTCAGTGCGAAAAACCTTTTAAAGAAGGCAGCTACAAGCGGAACCATGAGCCAGCAGGGCCTGCAGGGGAATCCACGAAATCTAAAAAAGGGGAAGATGAGAAAAGCAAGAGGGGAAGGTGCGATGAACACCTGGAACTCGCCTGTGAGGGTGATGATCGAATGGTTCGAGAGAAAAAG gGAAGCATGATACCGAAAGGGACATCCACACCGCTTGTAGTTACGGATGAAGACATTATGTGCCCTATTTGCAGAGATTATTTAACAGACCTTGTGACTCTGGATTGTGGCCACAATTTTTGTAAGGCCTGCATCAACCATCACTGCGAGACATGGGAGAAAATAGGTCCACTGACATGTCCTACCTGCCAAACCAACATCCAGAGAGGGAATTACCGGCCAAACTGGCAGCTGACCAACATTGTAGAAAAGTACAAACGCTACAAAGGAACACTGTGTGAAAGGCACAAGGAAAAACTTCTACTGTTCTGCAAAGAAGACAGAGAATTGCTATGTTCCAAGTGTGAACATTTGCCACAGCACAGACAGCATTCAGTGGTTCTCCTGGAGGATATTGAACAG GAGATCAGAAGGACCTTGAACAG GTCCAATAAGTTGGTTAATCACCCCAACTTCGAAGAGAGTATCAACAATTGCCCACAGAAAAACACTCCTCTGATCAAGATTACAGAAAAATGGGAAG AAAGTATATCTCTGGATCCAGGTACAGCATATCCATACCTCATTGTGTCTGATGACCGGAAAAGTGTGAGATGGGGAGATGGAAAGCAGGACGTGCCCACGAGCCCTGAGAGGTTTCACTTTGATCCCTGTGTCCTGGCCTGCAAGGGTTTTGTTTCAGGAAGACATGggtgggaggtggaggtggggatgGAGGTTAAGGAGGAAGAGGCGGAATGGGCTGTGGGGGTTGTACGAGAATCTTTCCAGAGGAATGCGAAGAACAGCCTTAGTCCTTATTGTGGGATCTGGGCTGTGGGAAAGGAGAGGAATTCTGGCCAAGGCTCATTGAATGACTCTCCTCCGCCCTGTTACCTCTGGGCTTTTACTTCTCCCAAGTGGACCATGTTGAGACTGGCACTTCTGCCCAGGAAGATCAAGGTGTCCCTGGATTATGAAAAGGAAGATGTGGAATTTTTCGATGCTGATTTGGACAAACAGATCTTCAAATTCTGCCCAGCCTTTTTCAATAGGGAGATGATAATCCCCTATTTGTGGGTAGGTCGTGGTGTCATCCTGAAATTCTGCGGCAATGGGGCACATGGTTCTCACGAATGA